From a single Microbacterium murale genomic region:
- a CDS encoding M15 family metallopeptidase yields MRTTHVATAPSPLPTRSQQRRAVVALIVALIALVIALVLVVANGSKSLADIAGGTGQSVGLGTSADDGSVLTPEHGYIGQGEGLSVFDDQAPAVTRLNPALLDALRRAATDAAVSGVEFEVNSGWRSPEYQSSLLRAAVDDYGSEEEAARWVATAHTSAHVSGDAVDIGPLTATDWLAQHGAQYGLCQIYGNESWHYELRPDAVGGVCPPAYADPTEDPRMQG; encoded by the coding sequence ATGAGAACCACCCATGTAGCAACTGCTCCGTCACCCTTACCGACCCGCTCTCAGCAGCGACGGGCCGTCGTTGCCCTCATCGTCGCCCTCATCGCGTTGGTGATCGCCCTCGTGCTCGTGGTGGCGAACGGATCGAAGTCGCTCGCGGATATCGCGGGCGGCACCGGGCAATCGGTGGGGCTCGGAACTTCTGCGGATGACGGCTCTGTTCTGACTCCCGAGCACGGCTACATCGGACAGGGCGAAGGGCTGTCCGTGTTCGATGACCAGGCCCCGGCCGTCACCCGGCTGAACCCCGCGCTGCTCGATGCGCTGCGCAGGGCGGCAACGGATGCGGCGGTGAGCGGTGTCGAATTCGAAGTCAACAGCGGCTGGCGGTCCCCGGAATACCAGTCATCGCTGCTGCGTGCGGCGGTCGACGACTACGGCTCGGAGGAGGAAGCAGCGCGCTGGGTGGCGACGGCCCACACCTCAGCGCACGTGTCGGGTGACGCCGTCGACATCGGTCCCCTCACGGCGACCGACTGGCTCGCGCAGCATGGCGCACAGTACGGACTGTGCCAGATCTATGGCAACGAATCCTGGCACTACGAATTGCGACCGGATGCTGTCGGCGGGGTGTGTCCGCCTGCCTACGCCGACCCGACGGAAGACCCGCGGATGCAGGGGTGA
- a CDS encoding nuclear transport factor 2 family protein, which translates to MTEQIEELLELENHGWRSLCDGTGSDFYGALMTEDGAMLLASGLSMDRSEVIASLAGAPPWERYEVDEPRLLALADGASTLLYTGRAFRAGAEPFVALMASTYVRRAGAWRLALYQQTPVDAGQSSS; encoded by the coding sequence ATGACTGAGCAGATCGAGGAGCTGCTGGAGCTCGAGAATCACGGGTGGCGTTCGCTCTGCGACGGGACGGGGAGCGATTTCTACGGAGCACTCATGACCGAGGACGGTGCGATGCTGCTGGCATCCGGGCTGTCGATGGATCGTTCGGAGGTGATCGCGTCGCTGGCCGGAGCTCCGCCGTGGGAGAGATACGAGGTCGACGAGCCGCGATTGCTTGCTTTGGCGGATGGCGCGTCGACACTGCTCTACACCGGGCGGGCGTTCCGCGCAGGGGCGGAGCCGTTCGTCGCCCTCATGGCGAGCACGTATGTACGTCGCGCGGGTGCATGGCGGCTCGCGCTCTACCAGCAGACGCCGGTCGACGCCGGCCAGTCGTCGTCATGA
- the tkt gene encoding transketolase produces the protein MSNATANVDAALIDDALITTARLLAADSVERAKSGHPGTAIALAPAATLLFQRHLRHDPADPSWIGRDRFILSCGHASILLYIQLYLSGYDVTLDDLRAFRTLDSRTPGHPEFRHTAGVETTTGPLGQGLATAVGMAMGFVHERALLDPDAAAGESVFNRRVFVLASDGDLQEGLSYEAGALAGRLGLDNLTVIYDDNDIQIEGGTALTSSEDAAARFRAQGWDVHRVELAGDGDVDIAGLDAALSATTVAGKPRLILLKSQIAYPSPGAVNTAASHGAPLGATEVAALRDALGVDDAPFTVSDEVLATAREVTARGALVRGAWQERFDAWAHAHPDRAATFAALSARSMPSDLFSSLPQFEPGSSVSTRDASGKTIQALADVMPGLWGGSADLAEPNRTEIKGGGSFLPTSTGLGDYSGRNIHWGVREHAMAAAMNGIALSGGWRVFGGTFLVFSDYQRPSIRLAALMNLPVTYIWSHDSVALGQDGPTHQPIEHLASLRAIPNFTVVRPADANETVAAWAAVLENSGPAGLVLGRQGVPVLDLPLDDVHAGVRRGGYVVADTADARAIIIATGSEVALALEASRIAGDEGIAVRVVSMPSREWFAAQDPQYREQILPAAITARVAVEAAASFGWHELVGPAGAIVGIDEFGLSAPADEALAARGMTVARVLDAIRTVIATD, from the coding sequence ATGTCAAACGCCACCGCCAACGTCGACGCCGCCCTGATCGACGACGCATTGATCACCACGGCCCGCCTTCTGGCCGCCGATTCCGTCGAACGCGCGAAGTCCGGGCATCCCGGTACCGCGATCGCACTGGCGCCCGCGGCGACGCTGCTGTTCCAGCGACACCTTCGGCACGATCCCGCCGACCCGAGCTGGATCGGTCGTGACCGGTTCATCCTGTCGTGCGGCCACGCGAGCATCCTGCTCTACATCCAGCTCTACCTCTCGGGCTACGACGTCACTCTCGATGACCTGCGCGCGTTCCGCACACTCGACTCGCGCACACCGGGTCACCCCGAGTTCAGGCACACCGCCGGCGTGGAGACCACGACCGGTCCGCTCGGCCAGGGCCTGGCGACGGCCGTGGGCATGGCGATGGGCTTCGTGCACGAACGCGCTCTCCTCGACCCCGACGCGGCCGCCGGCGAATCGGTGTTCAACCGCCGCGTTTTCGTCCTGGCATCCGATGGCGACCTGCAGGAGGGTCTGTCGTATGAGGCGGGCGCGCTGGCTGGACGCCTCGGCTTGGACAACCTCACCGTGATCTATGACGACAACGACATCCAGATCGAGGGCGGCACAGCGTTGACGTCGTCGGAGGATGCAGCGGCGCGCTTCCGCGCCCAGGGCTGGGATGTGCATCGAGTGGAGCTCGCAGGCGACGGTGACGTCGACATCGCCGGACTCGACGCGGCATTGAGCGCCACGACGGTGGCCGGAAAGCCACGCCTGATCCTGCTGAAGTCGCAGATCGCCTATCCCTCCCCTGGCGCGGTCAACACCGCGGCATCCCACGGCGCCCCGCTCGGCGCGACGGAGGTGGCGGCACTCCGTGACGCCCTCGGTGTCGACGACGCGCCTTTCACTGTTTCCGATGAGGTGCTCGCGACCGCACGGGAGGTGACCGCGCGGGGCGCGCTCGTTCGAGGAGCCTGGCAGGAGCGCTTCGACGCGTGGGCTCACGCTCATCCCGACCGCGCCGCAACGTTCGCCGCGCTGTCGGCCCGGAGCATGCCCTCAGATCTGTTCTCGTCGCTCCCGCAGTTCGAGCCCGGCTCCTCGGTCTCCACGCGCGACGCCTCCGGCAAGACCATTCAGGCACTCGCCGACGTGATGCCGGGGCTGTGGGGCGGCTCGGCCGACCTCGCGGAACCGAACCGCACCGAGATCAAGGGCGGCGGGTCGTTCCTTCCCACCTCGACCGGTCTCGGCGACTACTCCGGTCGCAACATCCACTGGGGCGTGCGGGAGCACGCGATGGCCGCCGCGATGAACGGCATCGCGCTCTCGGGCGGCTGGCGTGTCTTCGGCGGCACCTTCCTGGTGTTCAGCGACTATCAGCGCCCGTCGATTCGTCTTGCCGCGCTCATGAACCTGCCTGTGACCTACATCTGGTCGCACGACTCGGTGGCGCTCGGTCAGGACGGACCCACGCACCAGCCGATCGAGCACCTCGCGAGCCTGCGCGCGATCCCGAACTTCACCGTCGTACGACCGGCCGATGCGAACGAGACCGTCGCCGCCTGGGCGGCCGTGCTCGAGAACTCGGGCCCTGCGGGTCTCGTGCTGGGTCGCCAGGGTGTTCCCGTGCTCGACCTTCCCTTGGATGACGTCCACGCAGGAGTTCGTCGCGGCGGGTATGTGGTGGCTGACACCGCCGACGCTCGGGCGATCATCATCGCCACCGGCAGCGAGGTCGCCCTCGCTCTCGAGGCGTCGCGTATCGCGGGCGACGAGGGGATCGCCGTCCGCGTGGTGTCGATGCCGAGCCGTGAATGGTTCGCCGCACAGGACCCGCAGTACCGTGAGCAGATTCTGCCCGCGGCCATCACCGCCCGGGTGGCGGTCGAGGCGGCCGCCTCATTCGGCTGGCACGAACTGGTCGGTCCTGCTGGAGCGATTGTCGGGATCGATGAGTTCGGACTCTCCGCACCAGCGGATGAGGCGCTCGCCGCGCGCGGCATGACGGTGGCTCGCGTGCTCGACGCGATCCGCACGGTCATCGCTACCGACTGA
- a CDS encoding GntR family transcriptional regulator → MELTAGTTKYRAVRAKLLDRISSLPVGERIPSEAELCDEFEVSRITLRHAVDGLVQDGRLAREHGRGTFVTEPTASERHPERFTDTVLGLHRQQTSEGHLVSTRVLRQELVPAEALVAEKLGIEVGDSVIKLVRLRYVDRQLHQHVVTYLPYERYPDVITADLSEASLFDFLEARYGVFLVRNDLIVRVEEASAEVALNLEVAPGLRLLTIDSTVADEGDVPVAFGTARHSPDTSEITLNLRSTRAAN, encoded by the coding sequence ATGGAGCTGACTGCGGGAACAACCAAGTACCGCGCGGTGCGTGCCAAACTGCTCGACCGCATCTCGTCGCTCCCCGTCGGCGAGCGCATTCCGTCCGAAGCTGAGCTCTGCGACGAGTTCGAGGTCAGTCGCATCACCCTCCGCCACGCTGTCGACGGTCTCGTGCAGGACGGTCGGCTGGCGCGTGAGCATGGCCGCGGAACTTTCGTGACGGAACCCACAGCGAGCGAACGCCACCCTGAGCGGTTCACTGACACAGTTCTCGGGCTCCACCGGCAACAGACCAGCGAGGGCCACCTCGTGTCGACTCGCGTCCTGCGCCAGGAACTCGTGCCGGCCGAAGCCCTCGTCGCGGAGAAGCTCGGCATCGAGGTGGGTGACAGCGTCATCAAACTCGTTCGCCTGCGTTACGTGGACCGTCAACTGCACCAGCACGTGGTCACGTACCTGCCCTACGAGAGATACCCCGATGTGATCACGGCGGATCTCTCCGAGGCATCCCTCTTCGATTTCCTCGAAGCACGCTACGGCGTGTTCCTGGTGCGCAACGATCTGATCGTGCGCGTCGAAGAGGCGAGCGCGGAGGTCGCACTCAACCTCGAAGTGGCGCCAGGACTGCGCCTTCTCACCATCGACTCGACTGTGGCCGACGAAGGCGATGTCCCCGTCGCTTTCGGCACCGCGCGGCACTCGCCTGACACCAGCGAGATCACCCTCAATCTGCGCTCCACGCGCGCCGCGAACTGA
- a CDS encoding PTS sugar transporter subunit IIA: MLTEHLTAGRVQFAENLPGWRDAIELVSAPLVDDGSITRDYVDAMLESIAAGGTYIDLGYGIALAHARPERGVVKTALSALWVRPAVLLNDDEAHPISLFVCLAAADDSSHLATMAQLAELLSDDTARSSFLAATTSAEVAAILQKGALK; encoded by the coding sequence ATGCTCACCGAACACCTCACTGCAGGACGAGTGCAGTTCGCCGAGAACCTGCCTGGGTGGCGGGACGCGATCGAACTCGTCAGCGCGCCCCTCGTGGACGACGGATCGATCACGCGCGACTACGTCGACGCCATGCTGGAATCAATCGCCGCCGGAGGTACTTACATCGACCTCGGCTATGGCATTGCTCTGGCACATGCCCGCCCGGAGCGCGGCGTGGTGAAGACCGCGCTCTCCGCGCTATGGGTGCGTCCTGCCGTGCTCCTGAACGATGATGAGGCGCACCCGATCTCGCTGTTCGTGTGTCTCGCGGCGGCCGATGACTCCAGTCACCTCGCCACCATGGCGCAGCTCGCTGAGCTTCTCTCCGATGACACCGCCCGGAGCTCCTTCCTCGCGGCCACCACATCCGCCGAAGTGGCGGCAATACTCCAGAAAGGAGCCCTCAAATGA
- a CDS encoding PTS sugar transporter subunit IIB: MTKFLAVCSTGLGSSFMVHMNIEKVLKELGVSGITVDHTDLGSVARGDADAVFVGSDLAEAASGIGDVVVLDSIIDLNELRTKVDEAVKRHA; the protein is encoded by the coding sequence ATGACCAAATTCCTCGCGGTGTGCAGCACGGGCCTCGGCAGCAGCTTCATGGTGCACATGAACATCGAGAAGGTACTGAAGGAACTCGGCGTCAGCGGTATCACCGTCGATCACACCGACCTCGGTTCGGTCGCCCGCGGTGACGCCGACGCTGTGTTCGTGGGATCGGACCTGGCTGAAGCCGCCTCCGGCATCGGCGATGTCGTCGTTCTCGACAGCATCATCGATCTGAACGAGCTGCGTACCAAGGTCGACGAAGCCGTCAAGCGGCACGCCTGA
- a CDS encoding PTS ascorbate transporter subunit IIC: MDAVLDVLLDIFTQPAVIVALIALIGLAVQSKSFSDVLKGTVRTLVGFLVLAAGAGVIVGSLDPFGAMFQHAFNVQGVVPNNEAILGQVLLDYGSAAALIFFFGMLVNIVLAATTRFKYIYLSGHVAFYIAAMFAVILGVAGFDTWAVVLWGSIAQGIYMVVSPALVQPFMRKVTGTDDVALGHTGGLGIALSGLVALVTRGKGTSKSTEEIDFPKGLGFLRDTTVIVALSMAVIYIIVGLFAGAPYIEEELSDGQNFIVFLVLLAATFSAGVFIILAGVRVVLAEIVPAFKGISEKLVKNARPALDVPIVFPFAPNAVLIGFLASFAGGIVGMLGMAAMGTAIIIPGVVAHFMTGAASGVIGNAVGGRRGAVLGAFANGIAITFLPLFLLPVLGDIGLSNATFSDSDYGVFGLIVGGVSSAGGQIAVIVTLLLSLVVLYVLTFVMRARDKRLAARNATPEAQEHQAEADLAVEHGRKAE, from the coding sequence ATGGATGCCGTACTCGATGTTCTCTTGGACATCTTCACCCAGCCGGCGGTCATCGTCGCGCTCATCGCTCTGATCGGTCTGGCCGTCCAGAGCAAGTCCTTCAGCGACGTGCTGAAGGGCACGGTTCGCACGCTGGTCGGATTCCTGGTGCTTGCTGCCGGTGCTGGAGTCATCGTGGGCTCGCTCGACCCCTTCGGCGCCATGTTCCAGCATGCGTTCAACGTGCAGGGTGTGGTGCCCAACAACGAGGCGATCCTCGGACAGGTGCTGCTGGATTACGGTTCGGCCGCCGCGCTGATCTTCTTCTTCGGCATGCTCGTGAACATCGTGCTGGCCGCGACGACCCGGTTCAAGTACATCTACCTCTCCGGCCATGTCGCCTTCTACATCGCCGCGATGTTCGCAGTCATCCTCGGAGTCGCAGGCTTCGATACCTGGGCGGTGGTGCTCTGGGGGTCGATCGCACAGGGCATTTACATGGTGGTTTCGCCGGCGCTGGTTCAGCCGTTCATGCGCAAGGTGACCGGCACCGACGACGTCGCCCTCGGCCATACCGGTGGCCTCGGCATCGCTCTGAGCGGACTCGTCGCACTTGTCACGCGGGGTAAGGGAACCTCGAAGTCGACCGAGGAGATCGACTTTCCGAAGGGTCTCGGATTCCTCCGCGACACGACCGTCATCGTCGCCCTGTCGATGGCCGTCATCTACATCATCGTCGGTCTCTTCGCCGGCGCCCCCTACATCGAGGAAGAGCTGTCCGACGGCCAGAACTTCATCGTGTTCCTCGTGCTGCTGGCCGCGACCTTCTCCGCAGGCGTCTTCATCATCCTCGCGGGTGTGCGCGTCGTTCTCGCCGAGATCGTGCCGGCGTTCAAGGGCATCTCCGAAAAGCTCGTCAAGAACGCGCGTCCGGCGCTCGACGTTCCGATCGTCTTCCCCTTCGCACCGAACGCCGTCCTCATCGGCTTCCTCGCCAGCTTCGCCGGCGGCATCGTCGGGATGCTGGGAATGGCGGCCATGGGAACGGCCATCATCATCCCGGGCGTCGTCGCGCACTTCATGACCGGTGCCGCATCCGGTGTGATCGGCAACGCCGTGGGCGGCCGTCGTGGAGCTGTGCTCGGCGCATTCGCGAACGGCATCGCGATCACGTTCCTCCCGCTCTTCCTGCTACCCGTTCTCGGCGATATCGGGCTCTCCAACGCGACGTTCTCGGACTCCGACTACGGCGTCTTCGGGCTCATCGTCGGTGGCGTGTCCTCGGCAGGCGGCCAGATCGCAGTCATCGTCACGCTCCTGCTGTCGCTCGTCGTCCTGTACGTCCTGACGTTCGTCATGCGCGCCCGCGACAAGCGGTTGGCCGCACGCAACGCCACACCGGAAGCGCAGGAGCACCAGGCTGAGGCCGACCTCGCGGTCGAGCACGGCCGCAAGGCCGAATAG
- a CDS encoding HAD-IA family hydrolase, with protein sequence MTQMLFPVDGVLFDCDGVLVDSLEPAAVAWDAWSSRYAPGYDFRTQMEHGVRAADVIATLVDPEILAEAITALDQAEVTSAFATAGIPGAVDLTRSLPADRWAVVTSATRALARRRLASAHHPEPRFLITADDVTNGKPDPEPYRRGAEALGLDPAACAVLEDAPAGVRAARTAGVRWVIGVGDHLEGTPVDAHVSDLRAVAYQNGALTVLTVDGALASAQTSH encoded by the coding sequence ATGACACAGATGCTGTTCCCGGTGGACGGGGTGCTGTTCGACTGCGACGGCGTACTGGTGGATTCCCTCGAACCTGCCGCCGTCGCGTGGGATGCGTGGTCGAGCCGGTACGCACCGGGCTACGACTTCCGCACCCAGATGGAACACGGGGTGCGGGCGGCCGACGTGATCGCGACACTCGTCGACCCAGAGATCCTCGCAGAGGCGATCACCGCACTCGATCAGGCCGAGGTGACGAGCGCATTCGCGACCGCCGGGATCCCCGGTGCGGTCGATCTCACCCGGTCGCTTCCGGCGGATCGGTGGGCCGTCGTCACATCGGCGACTCGTGCTCTCGCCCGCCGCCGACTCGCTTCTGCGCATCACCCCGAACCGCGCTTCCTGATCACCGCGGATGACGTGACGAACGGCAAACCCGACCCGGAACCCTACCGCCGTGGCGCCGAGGCGCTCGGCCTCGACCCCGCAGCGTGCGCGGTGCTGGAGGATGCCCCGGCAGGTGTCCGCGCAGCGCGCACCGCAGGCGTGCGCTGGGTGATCGGGGTCGGCGACCACCTCGAGGGCACGCCCGTTGACGCGCACGTGTCCGATCTCCGCGCGGTGGCGTACCAGAACGGCGCGCTCACCGTCCTCACTGTCGATGGCGCACTTGCCTCGGCGCAGACCTCCCACTGA
- a CDS encoding HPr family phosphocarrier protein: MATTSTVVIGSTSGLHSRPASLFAKAAAASGNTVSLSAGGKKANGASLLALMTLGLKMGDEVDVTVEGDGEEAVLEELAALLASNLDEA; the protein is encoded by the coding sequence ATGGCAACCACCTCCACCGTCGTCATCGGCTCCACGTCCGGCCTGCACTCGCGGCCGGCATCGCTCTTCGCCAAGGCGGCGGCTGCTTCCGGCAACACGGTGTCTCTGTCTGCGGGCGGGAAGAAGGCCAACGGTGCAAGCCTGCTAGCGCTCATGACGCTCGGCCTGAAGATGGGCGATGAGGTCGACGTCACGGTGGAGGGCGATGGCGAGGAAGCGGTCCTCGAGGAACTCGCCGCGTTGCTGGCCAGCAACCTCGACGAGGCTTGA